A region of the Drosophila subobscura isolate 14011-0131.10 chromosome J, UCBerk_Dsub_1.0, whole genome shotgun sequence genome:
ACGCCAGTTACGATGTACCCTGAGCCGTTCCATTAGCGCCGTGCTGGTGTGTCGTGCCACCCAACTCAACTATCAAAAGTGCCATGTGCCATAGCCATAGATCGACAAAAcgagcaaacagaaaaacagatcagaaaaaaagaacagaattCCTCCGGGCTTAGTTTTGATTCTAGAATTCATTGTACAACATAGAATCTCCATCtgaaattttgtatttgttgctcaGAACAGTGTTGGCATATTTTGTTGGTTCCCACTCAAAATCCGAAAACTCAATGATTGTTCTTGTTATCTtaattttgtaaatatgtCGACATCCATTTGAGGCTAAGCGTAAGCTGTATTTCCCCTCTCCCCAAAATACTTACGATACATACGATATTATTTCTTTACTTCTACGAGTATTCTTACTATTGTCAactgtcattgtcattgtcatgtGTTCTTCATGTCTTAAGGTTGTGTACGAATAGTTAGTCGGAAGTCacgggcaggcagggcagcaacagcagcagcagagcattGTAACGTGCGCCCACATCCGGCATGTTGTACGGATTTGTGCGCAAGTCGCTCCTTAATATAAGCACTCGTTTATATGTAACCATAaccaaatgaatgaaaactgTGTTATACTTCTTTCGGCTCATAGCTTGTGCGCTGAACAAcgggctgctgccgcttcagcGCACAAGGCACCAATAATTCGCTTAGACCATTTATAATTATGTTCAATATCAGAGTGGTAGATCATCGTTgggcaagagcaagagcactGACCGACCAACAGATGGATAAAAGTAATTAGAGTGTAACGAATCGAACCATGAATGTAAAACATAATACATACGACTCTTATATATCAGCTTTTATATCATGTGGCAGCTCAATAGATTCTTGATactatgtacattttttgtaacCGATTGTAACGATCTAGCTAATACGTACATTTACACGATGTTATTTACAATGCTCCATGATATCTCTACATACATGAATTCTGTCTCTATCGTTTTCTGTAATCTAGCACTATTTGCTGTGCCCAAAAATTATAAGCTCGTTGCGGCGCCCCTCTTCGAGCTATACGACAATTCGCAAGGCTACGGACCGATCATCTCGTCGCTGCCGCAGGCCCTATGCCGGTAAGAAGAATCGCGAATGAATCATGAATTATCAATTAATCACTCACTTTCTTCATTTTGCAGTTTCAACTTCATCTACATGTAAAGACAGGCCGATGGATTCCAGGTCCAACACTagattagcagcagcagcaccagcaaagCAACACCAACGATAGCTctactttaaatatttcagcaCCTCAGATCTGCCCGTAGATTTCCATTCAATGCGTGTGTGTAATCCGTACATAATTGTCTTGCAGATAAAATGGAAAGCCTTGGCCCTCTACTTGGCAAATAGAATCGACAAAATTGtgctttatttgtatttatgttcGTTAGTCTTTAATCTAAGTATCCATTGCATATTGGGGGCGCACTATCAACTAAAAGTTTGGACAAATATTCATTGGGGAATGTTGGTtagattttatattttcgaGGGGTGATAGTAGTAGTGTTGGTGATTATAGCATATAGTCGCCATAGAGTTGCTCGAAATATTCGCGTTTGCTGCAATTGGAAGATACACATATTGGGTTGGATTATGTTACTGGACACCAATTGAGATTTAAGCCTTTAAATACGGTTCAGAATGATGACCTGCTACTCCGAATCAAGAGTTTAAAACGAATTAAGAACTAATTTCTAAATTAATGCTGCTCAGTGCTGACGGGAATTGTTCTACATACATTTCGCTATTGTTAAAATTACATTGTGAGGCTATAAATAACGGATACGTTGCTGTTCCGGGTGCGAGGCTTGTAACAAATGAACGAATCAACAAAACTCTGAAGAAGCTCACAACAAAATTATCGAACTGAAGTACAGGAACCGACTGATTGTGGTTTTGTTAGTGTAGTAGGTTTGTGTCTGCTTAGGCCTGGTTAAGTAGTACATGCTTAGTCTCTAAATTGTTGGTTTAATCTGCTTGATTATGCTTATTATGCCACGTACAAAAGATGCAATTGCTGCTGGTTTCCCTTCTCTTACCACAACCGGTTGTGATAGAACTTGAGATCGTTGTAGCCCTCGTTGGTGAGGTgaccgccaccaccgccgccgccaccagaTGATACAGTGGACACGGCATCTGTGTTGTCGTGGCCCGGCGAGTGGACATCGTGTCCCGGCGGACGATTTATCTTGACCACACCGAAGTCTTCGCGCTCCTCCTGGTCGAACTCCATCTTACTGCTGGGCATCACCGCCATGCCCACGCCAAAGGAGCGATTCTTCATTCCGGTGTGCTGCTTGCTCAGCTGAAAGGCCGCTGGCCTGCGGTTCTCGCCAATGATGCTCTCGGCCACCTCCGGCGAACGCACCGATGGCGGTGTGGGCGTGTGGGTCTTCGGGGGCGGTGAAGGTGGTGTAATTggctcaggctctggctcAAACTGCGCCTGTGGCTCCTCTATCGAAGGTTGCAGCCCGAACCGAATGAAGTGTGCCTCCTCCTGATCGGCCACCTCCTGCAGATCCATTCGTTTGGTATTCATGTGTCCGTGAGCCTGTTGCTCGTCCTCCAGGTGATGCAAATCCATTTGAGCGGTCATCATCTCTGCAATGTTgttgccatcgccattgccGCTGTCGAGAGAGGGTTACAATGGGTTTAAAGAAACTGATTTGCACTCCTAAGATTCACTAAGTAATTCATGGTTGGACGTTGGGTTGATTACTCGAAGCATGCTCGAGAACATTCTTGCTTTTATTGCtcaagtaaaaaaaaagaacgaataAATTaccacaaataaatgtaaatgtcgttaaatgttaaaaaataGATATGTATGTTGTGATCACAATTGTCAGGTATTTGTTCGTTTGTGGTGTGACGGTTCCGATATTGTGGGTATTAGATTATCTTTTGTATATTTGGATGGatggtggtggctgtggcttttgggggTGGTGTGGCAAGTACAGGCAGCGTCTTCTGCTGGTACATTAAGTAAACTCTTTATATAAATTAACTAGgcgaaaatataaataattggcTAAAATCAAAGCTTTGTACAATTCCTGTATTAGtttataaatgtaaatgtctttttctttttgaattttctattatttctttttgtagccgtgtgtgtgcaatttttGTGGATTTGCTTTATCTATTTGATTCTGAaagacaaaaacgaaaagaaagaaatcaaaCCCAAATGACGACACATTACAACGAAAATGAGAAATGATAATGGACTGGGAGAAAATGCTCTATTTGATCTGGATGGAGGGATGGAATGCGCCTCACCTGCTCGACTCTCCACTGCCGGCGCCACCGCCTTTGGTGCTGCACTTTGAGATTCCAGAAATTATCTATAGGatggaaaatggggaaaaattagcaacatttgtatgtgtaaaaTATTAGGAGTTTTTTCTAGGGATAAGATCTAgcaatttgtattaattaGGACCCATTTCAGTGGTAGTACGAATCCAGGGAATTTCTTTATTAATTGCTTAGCATACAACTTAATATAAATCTGGGCTACAAAACGTATATTTGGTGCTTTAGTGGGCCAAATGTCGCCCCTAAAACAGCGCCTTGGCACGCAGCCAACACCCAACTTTCCATGTCATCCAACCACCACTTTCGCCTTAAGGGTGGATTGACCCACTCTGTGGGGCAGTGAAAGTCGTgacacacggcacacacacacattcacccCCCTCAGGgttggtttttatttcacaaaaataaatataaacattcTCAGGAACAACACTTGCAAGGAAAATTTAGATTACGAAGAATTTTTTCCAGAGGACATGGTCCCACACTGGGTTACTCCTTCGTGACGCTACTGGAACACATTTTCTTTAGAAAGTTGTAGTTTGATTCTATGGGAATTTGGGGTCTACTGGAAATTTGGTCTTTTGATGCGTTGCATCTATCTACTGAGTGGGGGCGGCATTGTCGCCGTTTCCCATTTCGGCTGAGCGAACCAAGTAGATGGTGGTCTGGCAGTTGGGGCACGTGGTGCACAACTCGGCTTCGGGAGGCGGAGCTGCTCCGCCGccaacctgctgctgcggttgacCTCCGTTGCTGGAACCGCCAGCTGCAGCGCGTTCGCCTCCACCGACATTGGGCTGATTAGACTGTGGGAGGCAAGGGAATAGCTCTTCAATCACTGCGCAAGCTAGCGAGGAACTTTGTGATATTTACGAAGCcttgggactgctgctgcggctgctgttgtcccTGTGGCTGGGATTGGCTCATGGACTGCGTCTCCTGCTGGgctatttgttgttgatgttgctgctgatcataggcaacctgctgctgctgctgttgctgattaTGGTGGACATGGGCCCGTCCAGTGGGATAGGGATCGTGGCGAGTGGGCTGGCCAGCGGCTGGTTGTTGCATGAACTGCTGTTGCGAGGGCACAGCAGCCACCGGCGGCGACTgttgctgtggcggcggcatctgctgctgctcctgtgtgGGAGCGGCTGGCTGCGAAGACTGCTCCTGTCCGCCAGACATACGAATGGGGGCCACGGCAGCAGTTCCTGCTGGTGGAACGGCAGCGCCACCATCTAATCCAGAGTGGCGAACTCGCGATGGTCGGGCAAATGCGTTTGTGGCCAAGAAGGCATCGTCCACATCCTGTAGACCCGAGCGACGTTGGAAGGGATCCTGCTGGCGAGCTGTGCCGGCACGGCTCAGAGCATCCAACGGACTCTTGCGAGGCTGCAGGAGGAAGAGTCAGCTCGCAGGCACAAAACGAGGAGTAGGCTTACATTTTCCGTGTCCCGCTTGGTCTGGCTAGGCGTCAGGCTGGCCTCGCTCATATGCTTGCGTGACATGGTGGCTCCTTGTaccactgcagctgctgactgctggccaTGGCGTGACTGCAAAAAGCCAGGTAACCCTCATCAGTGGAAGATGGTTGAGGTTGAGCAACGTTCAACTTACGGCAACACTAGTACGGGATGCGTGAAAGCCATGGCGTGTGGCAGGGGCATTATTACCACGTTTCGCGTCCATAATTTTCAACACTAGAAACGACTAATCCGCACGAAACACTTGACACAAATCGCGATGAGACTCGGCTTGGGATTCgagttgaaaatattttgaatgtagcacaaaaaagcaaaaaaagaaaatattactAGTAAAAAGTATTTTCTACACTGGGAATTGGGAAACAGATCCGTTTGGTTTCGAGTACAAATTTAAACTGAACTTTTCCGAGAGCTCTCCAAATGACACACACGAAATAAAGGAATTTGAACCCGGGGGGAAAGGCCTACTAAGTTTCTGAAGACCATGGCCTTCTTTTCAACAAATAATTTTGCAacacagaaaactaaaactagaATTATTGTTTGGAAACCCTTTGCGCTGGGTCGATTGTTCGTGGTAAAGCCCCACCGCTTATCCACTTGTCTGTTAGTACCTCTGCCATGGTGCAGGTGGGATGCCGGGCGCCATACCGTCCGTTGGGTGAGATCTGTGTtatttgctgcagcagcacattcgatgagttctgcttctgctgctgggagcCGCGTCGCCTGTGATTGACATCCTCGCCCAAGTAAGTAGCACCAAAGAGTTGTGTGTTAGgactgtttgtttgttgagtTTGTTGGTTGATGATTATGTTCATGGTTGGTTATCAATGGTTAGCGCAACATGTGGatggcgagagagagaaagaaagagttaGTTTAGTTTAAGGCATTGAAAGCAAAAGCATATAGCAACAGGCCACCGTCAGTTCTTATCTAAGGATTAATTATGCTGTACTATATTCAGATATCGATCAAGTCGGCACGGGTGGTCTTCTttggacaaacaaacaatcaaagaaagaaacaaatgtTGGCCGCGACAACGGTCCGATTTGCAAACGATATGCAAATGGGGCCAAAGAAATGGCCAactgaaagtgaaatgtttCCTGCAGCGAAAGCAACGCCTTAATTGCCACGAAATGCGCCAAGCCAGGCCCAGTCTTGGCACCGATACCGGTCGCAGTCGCGGTCCCGGTCACGCCCCCAGGGGACTCACCTGTTTGTAATGTGCAGCCCGTTCTTGGTCTCATGCGGAGACTGCTCGTGGGCATGACCATTTGAGGAGTTGGCTTCATTGAAGTATCCCTCGTACAGCACAAAGTTGTTGGACTGCGGAATGGTGCGCACCAGGCCGTAGTGCTTGCCGAAGAAGGCCAACAGCTTCTCCGAGGGCCGGTCCACCGAGCACTTCAACGGGGTCCAGTTCTCCTCCCTCAGCATGGTCTCGAACAACCGCTTGCCCAGTCCAGCGCGCTGACGGGACTCGTGCACATAGAAGTCCAGAATGGATGGAGCTCTCTCCACCTTACGGGTCTGACCGGTCTCATCGAACAGATACAGATCCTTGTTGCCCACCTTGAGCAGCCCAGTCACAGCTCCACTAAAACAAGGCATATTCATTGTGAATCGTTCGGCGAGcaagtgctgctggtgtcTTACTTGTGTCCTGCCTCTGTATCAGCGAGCAGATAGATGGTCTGGTTCTCGGACATCCGCAGACGCTGGGCCGTGGTCACCGGCTTGGACAGGCCCTGCGACGTGGCCGACAGCTCACCCAAGCGGTCAATTATCTCCGACATCTTCGAGGTGGCATCCCTGGGAAACGTAAAGGTTAGTGTCCAGTTTCTGGGCAAGATTCTATCCGATATCCAATTCCTCATTCATATTTCAATACTTACAGGCACTGGCGCCGATCGCCGCGAAAGGTGTGCGGCAGTAGGTTTGACGTCACCCTGACAATCGCCTCCGGAAACAGTGGCCTAATATCGAATCGGAAATCCACCATTCTGTAGCTGTTGAAGTTGCTTCTTCGGTTTACTCTGGCCTACAAATGTGGCTCGGGGCTGTTCTCTTTTTGGGGCGTCTGTCGGAGTGTCTCCTCCTGCAATGGCAATCGAGAAATTTGGATTTAATGGAGCGTTGCAAGAGCAATTCGCAATCAATTTGATTATCAGGTAGGGGTTCGGCATTCTCTATTACTGGGGCTGGGTGCGGACATTGTGGGAATCAGACGTTGGACATGCGATTTATCCAATCACTGTTGATGCTTTTTATAGAATTTTTCAGCAGATGAGAGTGAGGCACTACAGACGTGTTGGTTACAGATTGCAGGTTGGGCACAACCTAATTTTTTGTGGGAGCCATGCACTcccattccatttatttaccttttgcattttattgcgtTGCCAACTCGCGGTTGACCCAAATCAGGGCCTGCGACTGGGATTACAATCGAAACTGTTGCGTTAGTGTATCGTATCCTATGGGATCCCCAGGGGGTGTGGCTCCTAACAGGACAAAGCGTTACGTTACCCTTTCGCATGCTCTTGCTATTCTTAATTTTCGAGTGCAACGAACTGCTGCCGTCGACGCTGTCAGAGAGTAAAGCAACAATAACGGAGCTTTTGTAATTACATTTGATGGGGGCGGGGCacaaaactttttccattgtTGATGGTTACTATTTGTATGGAACGAGTCGGAACGGAAGGGAAGAAGCAGCTCTGAGAGTCgttctgtcgctgtcgctgtcgcagtaGCCGCTGACGTCGCTGCTCGAATTACAAAGTGCGATAGCTGCAAATGAcgtgttttccttttcgcacacacacataagcatACGACCACATTAATGCAAATGTAAGGTTGTATGCACATGTGCTTGGCCCCCAGCAAAGGGGACTACTTTAAATACCCTTGACGATGGTATACATGGTGGTTGGTGTGATGCGACTGGCAAAAACATAACTAGGCTTTTTTCAAAATCAAACATGCGCGAGTTTGATATGACTGCATCCAGCCATATATTATCCAAATCAGTATATTATATCAGATATGTACGTATGCAAATATgtggatatgtatgtatgtatgtagatgcaATGGTACAGATgcatctgcaagggtatcaaacgCTTCGGCCTATGAcgtttgcctctctctctctcttctgttgtaattgttgtttatttgttgtgctCAACCGTTGACGTTGTATACAGAAAGCTCGCTTTGTAACTGTTTATACGCCAAAcgatgcaaaacaaaaataagaagcagcaaaagcaaaaaagaaaggaaaccaCGCATTACAAAAGGAGCGAAGCTGCACTTCTTGCTCCCCCTTTAGCTCCACTTGTAAATGTGTCAAGTGAACTTGTCTCTCTCACACATACTAGCGCTGCAGTATGGGTGTGTGTAAGTGAGCGTGAGAGAGCAATCAAAAGAATTAAAATCGCGTGCAGCTGTAAACAACATGCTACATACATAGTTAGAAGAGCGCAACGGGGGGAACGAGTGAGCGGGAGACAGCAAGCGCATGGGGAGGAGTGTTCATTCAATTTAACAGTTAATCAGCAGACGACGACAGGAGGAacccaaacagcaaaaacaacaaaaaccaccgTTGGAAACAAAGCGTTGCCAACtgcacaacagcaaaacaaatcaatcgAGAAAGGGCCAGACAATCATATTTACACGCTAATTAATACTATAGAGACATTTCCGATTAGCGCAGTTGGTGATGAAAACTAATACTTCAATTACAAGCACATTCCCAGCCCGGCCCTCAGTCTGGAGGTATAGATTCCCCTGGCCATCAGCtgtttgcaaaaaaataatcCCACAAACTGTCATTATGCAAGGCCATGACGAGGCTGCTTTGTAgtatgcacatgcacatatgtatgtagatgtgtgtgcCAGGGTGCTCACTTACATGCAGGCTGTCAACTTCCTTACCAAAGCCGTCCTGCctcaaaatggaaatagaaattTCGGTAAATTGGCGGCATTATCACGTCAAACGCTCCGTGTGTGTCGGCCATTGGTCAATAGGCATAATAAATTAGCCTGTCCCAGGCTCGAGCCTACCTTTATGTATACAGGCGTATGTCCTCTAAGTACCCGGGaaggcaaataataaaatagaaatggaCTAGGCTCGAAATATATGCAGCAACAAGGTCAATCGATAATTGTAAACCAAAGGCAGCCCAGcaccgaaaagaaaaaccgtCAAACAAGTTGCCAAGGCAAGGAAAAACTCGAAAAcgcccaacaacaaaaatgtcagGTGCCGTTTCCAAACACAGGTGTACACGGTACAGGTGCTGCCTAGGCTAGGGTTTTCATATTTCTCTGTTGCTCAAGGCAACGTCAATTAAAAGTCAGGAAGCCATGGCTATCTTTGGGGCTCTAAGCTGTATAAAATCTGGTATATCATAGTCATCCGTTTATTATGTCCATTGGTCaagaaaacccacaaaacTACAACTTCTGAGGTTGGTTTGGACTATCTCCAGAACAAAGAAGTCTTTGCAACAATCACTTATTATTTCAACCAATCGTTTCTACGGTCCTCGACAGCTACAGGTACAGACACACGATCCCATCATGGCGGCTCTGACAAGTGCACTGCCTATTTAAGGGATATTTTTCCTAGAAACGGACAAAACTATGGCCATCTCCTAGGACGTCAATGCATCTTTCTCTGCTTGCAAACATCTGGCCAAATTCAAAATGTCTTTTGCAAGGGTATACTTATAATCATCATGTGTTTATGGCGCGGTTCAGTGGAAGCCGCTGGCCGGGGAGCGCTTGAAACATGCATAagactgcagctgcagatgaaCGCAGCACACGCAATGAATAGTTTATCGGTAGGCGATTGCCCATGCCTCTATAAAGAGTTTGGCAATGAAATACTTTTGCGGTAAGGCAGcctgttgttttgctgtttacCACACGATCAAGCGGCCCAACAGTCAAAACAACTTGTTATTctacaaaagcaaacacatagcaacaaaaagctgtaaccacagcaactgcaattgcatttgttgctggcaatgcttttgctgctactgctgctgcttttgttgttgttgttgcttacaCGCGCCTTTTATCTAATTGCTGGAGAGACTAAAGCAGGCTGCGACAGAACGAGAGAAATCCAGAAGAGAGGGAGCTCGGCTTACGTTTTCTTGTAACGTAAGGCGATGCAACGCCAGCCCAGAATTTCATCAGAATCAGATCAGACTATAAGCTCTAGCTTAAATATAAGTCCCCCCACAGGTTTAAAAATACCCGAAGCTTACGTAAGCGATAATCCGTGTGGATTTCGGTTATTTTCCACATCAATGAttaatgcaaaaaagaaagtatTGAATTCTGATCAGATCGAGCAGACAGTCGAATACGCTGCACCCTGATAAGCAGAGTGTCGGGGAAAAACAAGTGATTAAGGTGCTCCTCTTCCGATGCTTGACCAGTCGCCATACCCAGCCCCTCTATCCACTGCCCGTAATCAGCCCAGTGCTAAATGGTAATGGTGCTAAATGATAAGCGTGCTTCTAAGAAACCAGTTTCAGTCGGTTCTCCTAAGCAATCGAGTGCCGCAGAGGGTTTAACGACAGTTCCgaatacataattatttcttttgtttatgtttgctGATAACCAGACATGGCCATCCCGCTCCCACTCGCATGGACCCAGCACGTGGTGGGGGCAAAGTTTCACTCGTTTCGGAAAACGTCACTGATGAAACACACTTTCCAGTGAAAACTCAAAGGAGGTGACTGGCCCAGTCGGTGTGGCATTACCATCGCATAAGAGTGcaaggaaaaacaattgtGAACGTAACGGTGCAGACGTAAGGCTGTCTCTCACTAGCACACCGCACAAATTCACACAGAAACCAGACACACTgaacgagacagagagaggcactTGTAATTGGCTGTTATCGTACGATCGCGCGCTGGTCAGCGTCTGAAAATTGgtgagagacacagagaggagaggcagcTATGCATGTACGTAcaaatgtgcatatgtatgctaTGCCTGTGTTTGTATCAAGCGAGTTTTCTTAAAAGGGCGATCGACAGCAGTATTCACTTGTAAAAATTCAGTCAAAGTGAGCAGTTCGAGAGCGAGTGCCTCGAAAACtattcaattattaaattactCTGGATTGTCTGTGGACAAACcttatcaaacaaaaacaaaaaacagctgagcagcaaagcagcatTAGAAGAAGAAGAGTGTAAAGCGCGTGTGCAAAAAAGCACAAGAGAtacacaaaaagaagcaacggAAAATTTTGGAGACCAAACAAAGGGTGTAACGCAAAGCTTTTACGTCAAACAAAATTGTGTCCAAATCATTTGCATTCCTCAAGATGAGCGGTTCAGTGTTGAGCATGGCGCGTCCGTCCCCCACCACCAACGGCTGCGGTGGCAATGCAGCTCTGCTGGCCAAGCAGTTGAGCATCACCAGCAATGGAGGTGCCAAGAATACTGTTACTCCAGCCATAGTGCCGCCTCAAGCAGCCCCAGCTGGCCGCCAAGGTCATCCAGCAGTCACAGATCGTCTGCTTCGACGTCGACTCCACCGTTATATGCGAGGAGGGCATCGACGAGCTGGCCGAATACTGTGGCAAGGGCACCGAGGTGGCACGTGTCACCAAGGAGGCCATGGGCGGTGCCATGACCTTCCAGGATGCCCTCAAGATACGACTTAACATCATCCgacccagccagcagcaagtggTGGACTTTATCCGCGAGCGGCCCAGCACCCTCAGCAAGAACGTGAAGCGCTTTGTGGCACAATTGA
Encoded here:
- the LOC117894484 gene encoding chromatin modification-related protein eaf-1, which encodes MDAKRGNNAPATRHGFHASRTSVASRHGQQSAAAVVQGATMSRKHMSEASLTPSQTKRDTENPRKSPLDALSRAGTARQQDPFQRRSGLQDVDDAFLATNAFARPSRVRHSGLDGGAAVPPAGTAAVAPIRMSGGQEQSSQPAAPTQEQQQMPPPQQQSPPVAAVPSQQQFMQQPAAGQPTRHDPYPTGRAHVHHNQQQQQQQVAYDQQQHQQQIAQQETQSMSQSQPQGQQQPQQQSQGFSNQPNVGGGERAAAGGSSNGGQPQQQVGGGAAPPPEAELCTTCPNCQTTIYLVRSAEMGNGDNAAPTQ
- the LOC117894480 gene encoding alpha-tubulin N-acetyltransferase 1 isoform X2 — protein: MVDFRFDIRPLFPEAIVRVTSNLLPHTFRGDRRQCLDATSKMSEIIDRLGELSATSQGLSKPVTTAQRLRMSENQTIYLLADTEAGHNGAVTGLLKVGNKDLYLFDETGQTRKVERAPSILDFYVHESRQRAGLGKRLFETMLREENWTPLKCSVDRPSEKLLAFFGKHYGLVRTIPQSNNFVLYEGYFNEANSSNGHAHEQSPHETKNGLHITNSGNGDGNNIAEMMTAQMDLHHLEDEQQAHGHMNTKRMDLQEVADQEEAHFIRFGLQPSIEEPQAQFEPEPEPITPPSPPPKTHTPTPPSVRSPEVAESIIGENRRPAAFQLSKQHTGMKNRSFGVGMAVMPSSKMEFDQEEREDFGVVKINRPPGHDVHSPGHDNTDAVSTVSSGGGGGGGGHLTNEGYNDLKFYHNRLW
- the LOC117894480 gene encoding alpha-tubulin N-acetyltransferase 1 isoform X3, whose translation is MVDFRFDIRPLFPEAIVRVTSNLLPHTFRGDRRQCLDATSKMSEIIDRLGELSATSQGLSKPVTTAQRLRMSENQTIYLLADTEAGHNGAVTGLLKVGNKDLYLFDETGQTRKVERAPSILDFYVHESRQRAGLGKRLFETMLREENWTPLKCSVDRPSEKLLAFFGKHYGLVRTIPQSNNFVLYEGYFNEANSSNGHAHEQSPHETKNGLHITNSPNTQLFGATYLGEDVNHRRRGSQQQKQNSSNVLLQQITQISPNGRYGARHPTCTMAEIISGISKCSTKGGGAGSGESSRIK
- the LOC117894485 gene encoding LOW QUALITY PROTEIN: phosphoserine phosphatase (The sequence of the model RefSeq protein was modified relative to this genomic sequence to represent the inferred CDS: deleted 1 base in 1 codon), with amino-acid sequence MSGSVLSMARPSPTTNGCGGNAALLAKQLSITSNGGAKNTVTPAIVPPKQPQLAAKVIQQSQIVCFDVDSTVICEEGIDELAEYCGKGTEVARVTKEAMGGAMTFQDALKIRLNIIRPSQQQVVDFIRERPSTLSKNVKRFVAQLKADGKQVYLISGGFDCLIAPVATELGIPLSHVYANKMLFDYQGAYDSFDITQPTSRSGGKAEAVAMIKQQHAADALTTMLGDGATDLEAVPPANYFIGFGGNVVRPEVYRRAQYYVTDFEQLMGDQ
- the LOC117894480 gene encoding alpha-tubulin N-acetyltransferase 1 isoform X1, with protein sequence MVDFRFDIRPLFPEAIVRVTSNLLPHTFRGDRRQCLDATSKMSEIIDRLGELSATSQGLSKPVTTAQRLRMSENQTIYLLADTEAGHNGAVTGLLKVGNKDLYLFDETGQTRKVERAPSILDFYVHESRQRAGLGKRLFETMLREENWTPLKCSVDRPSEKLLAFFGKHYGLVRTIPQSNNFVLYEGYFNEANSSNGHAHEQSPHETKNGLHITNSPNTQLFGATYLGEDVNHRRRGSQQQKQNSSNVLLQQITQISPNGRYGARHPTCTMAEIISGISKCSTKGGGAGSGESSSGNGDGNNIAEMMTAQMDLHHLEDEQQAHGHMNTKRMDLQEVADQEEAHFIRFGLQPSIEEPQAQFEPEPEPITPPSPPPKTHTPTPPSVRSPEVAESIIGENRRPAAFQLSKQHTGMKNRSFGVGMAVMPSSKMEFDQEEREDFGVVKINRPPGHDVHSPGHDNTDAVSTVSSGGGGGGGGHLTNEGYNDLKFYHNRLW